The Papaver somniferum cultivar HN1 unplaced genomic scaffold, ASM357369v1 unplaced-scaffold_16825, whole genome shotgun sequence genomic sequence TTTATCTGTTTGTGCTAGCTATGGAGATGCTGAGTGCCACACTTCTTAAACAAGTTCAGATTCAGAAGTTTGGCTTCCACCCAAGATGTAAGTTGACTAGACTAACTCATTTGTGCTTTGCTGATGATGTGCTGATCTTTTTCAAAGGAAACATTGTTGCTGCTGCTAGCTTAAAATATGCACTTGATGAATTTAGTACCTACTCAAGCTTAGAAATTAATAACCAGAAAACTTCCCTGTTTTGTTCTGTTGTGGATGACTTAACTCTAGAACAAATAATTCATATTCTAGATTGCACAGTGGGAGAATTGCTTGTCAAATATTTGGGTGTCCCTCTCTTATCTACTAAACTTTATTATAAAGATTGCTTACCCTTGCTTGAAAAGGTGGATGAGAGAATTCACTTTTGGAAGTCTTTATTCTTGGCTTACCCTGGAAGAGCTTTTCTTATAAAGGAAGTTCTTTGTGGAATGTTGTTTTTCTGGTTCTCTTGCTTTGTTCTGCCAAAAAGGGTCATAAAGGAGCTAAATACATAATTCAAGAGATTCTTATGGGTTGGCCCTGCTCTTA encodes the following:
- the LOC113337657 gene encoding uncharacterized protein LOC113337657, with amino-acid sequence MKKILGGLISLNQSSFISGRSIQDNIMVAHELVRNYHRPKGTPRCALKIDIRKAYDTVKWDAIFFMLQHMGFPDVFINWIALCIKSAKFSILINGSPFGFFGAKRGLRQGCTISLYLFVLAMEMLSATLLKQVQIQKFGFHPRCKLTRLTHLCFADDVLIFFKGNIVAAASLKYALDEFSTYSSLEINNQKTSLFCSVVDDLTLEQIIHILDCTVGELLVKYLGVPLLSTKLYYKDCLPLLEKVDERIHFWKSLFLAYPGRAFLIKEVLCGMLFFWFSCFVLPKRVIKELNT